The Flammeovirga agarivorans DNA window ACAACGGTTCCTGGAGATAAGCAATTGGCGATTCAGAGATTGATGGAATTACAAGAAATTAAACTTCAAAAAAGTGCTGTTGTAGCCCCTTCAAACTAGATCAAGATGAAAAAATTACTATATACTATCAGTTTAATGTTTTTGGGGATGTCAATGACTCAGGGACAAAGTAACCAATCTTCTCAGAGTTCTAATTTAGAGAATGCAGAAGTTGTAATCGAGAAAGAATCAAGTTTCGAACTTCCTATAATGAGTCGTGAATACGGGAAGATCGAAAAGATTAAAAGAAAAAATCAAAGAATACCTCAAGAGTATGAATTAGAGTTAATCACTTTAGATGTTGAAGACTCTTTGCCAAAGCAATTACCAGCAGTATTAGATAATAGAGAAGAGAAAAAGTTCTATGATAAATATGTTAGAGCAGGGCTCGGAAATTATCTAACACCTTATCTTGAGGCAGGTATAAACAATAATAGAAACCCTGATTTTGATTATGGATTGAAGCTATATCATAAATCATCTCAAGAAGGATCCGTTTATAAAAAGCTTTCTGCTGAATCACATAACTCTTTTGATGCTTTTGGTACTTATTACTCAGATTATGGTCAGTCTAAAGTAGGGTTGAATTATAATAGGATTGGGACACATTTTTATGGCTTTGAAGGTGATGAAACCCTAGTGACTCAAGATAGTATCAAACAAATAATACAAAATATAAGCTTTAACGCAAGTCATGAAATGCCTGCCTATTTAACAGGTAATTCTTACTCATTAAAAGGAGGGCTGTTATTTGATTATACATTTGATCATTTCGATGCATCTGAATTTCAAGTAGGTATTGATATCTCAGGAGACTATCATTTAGATGAAGAATCAAAAATTTCTGGATTTGTAGAAGGCGCATATAATCAATATAAAAATACAACAACAACTGCAGTTGAGGTTAGTGAAAATAGAAGTTGGGCTAAGTTTGGAGGAAATTATCAAACAAGAATTGACGAATGGTATGTTAAAGCTGGTGTTCAAATGGCATACAGTGCCGATTCAAATTCGAATGATAAAGGTTTCTATTTTTACCCAGACGTAATGGTGGAATACACTATTACGGAAGATGAATTAGCAGCTTTCTTGCAGGTGAAAGGAGGGTTAAAAATGGTACAATATAAAACTCTTTCTGAATTGAACCCTTGGTTGAGCAACGATGTAAATTTACTTCATGAGAACAACATCGTTGATATTGAAGCAGGTGTTGATGCTATTTTATTAGAATCAATTGGTATTAGAGGTACATTAGGTTATTCCATCTCTCAGAATATGGGATTCTTAGTGAATGACCCTAATGATGTGTCAAAATTTTTAATGTTATATGCTACTGATGGTAATACAGGAGTCTTTAAAATGGATATTGCTGGTACTTGGACTAAAAGAGAATGGACTGTAAAAGCAGAAGCAAAAGTAAATGCATACAGCGTTAGTGATTCTACTGTTCAAAAAGCTTATCATAGACCTGTTTCTGAGAATTCAGTAACAGTAAGCTATAAATATTTATCAAATTGGACATTTGGAGCGGTTATTTATAATAAGATTGGGATTACAGCTTTAGAAATAGATCCAACAACAGGAGTTAGGTCAGATGTGAGCCTTCCTGTAATTTTTGATATGAATTTAACTGCTCAATATAAGATCAATGATAACTTTGGAGCTTTTGCTTTAGTAAATAATTTATTCTCACAAAAGTACGAGAACTATTACCGATATAATGTAAAAGGATTTCAGTTATTAGCGGGTGTTAGTTATCGATTCTAGTTTAAAGTAAATCTTCTCTGTAATACAGATTGTGGCCTTATTTCTATAGAATAGTATATAAAGGCTTTCAAATTCTTATCATATTCTTTAATTTAGAGAATACTGTAACTTTTTCGACTATTGATTTAGTTTAGAAAAGCTCATTTTTTGCAATTACTCTATTAAAATTATTTGCATGATTGCTGATGCGATAAAAGATGCACTACTCGATTGGTGTGTCGTAGTTATTCCCGATTTAGGGACATTTTGGTCAGAAGAAAGTGGTGCCGAGGTATCCCCGTCAGGGAATATTATAAAACCTCCGCATGTAAATATTTCTTTTTCAGAAAATATTGAAGAGAAAGACTTAGAGGTTTATTCTTTAATTCAGTTTATAGCGAAAAGTGAAGACTTGGATCCTGATGAAGTAGCCATTCAAGTAAGTATGTTTGTTGCTAATATTCAACAGCGTCTTGAAGATGGAGAAACTGCTACAGTTGGAAACATGGGTTATTTTGTACAAGATGATGATGGTACATTAACCTTTAGGCAGAAGAGTGAAAATAACATCATTCCTGAAAGTTTTGGTCTCCCAAAAATCACTGCTACACCATTGTTAAATGATGATATAGAAGAAGATGTACCTATTTATCAGGAAGAGGAAGCTTTCTCTGGTGAAGAGGAGTTAGAATCATCGAAAAGACCAGTATGGTTATTGGTGTCAATTCCAATCATCATTTTACTTACAGTCGTAGGATATTTTGTGATGAAACCTTCTAACACTACACAAAGTGAAATCGCAGAAGAAGAGGTGATAGAACAACAGGTTGAAGATTCAGAAATAGACGAAAGCGTTGCTGCTGAAGACGTTGATGATGCTGCGGATATAGTTTCAGAACAAGAAGAAAGTACACCTGTAGAAGAAACAACCGTTGAAAAGGAAGAGGTGGTTGTCGAAGAGTCAGAACCTGCAACTAGAAACGGACATTATCACATTGTGATTGCTTCTTTTGGGGATAGAAAAAATGCTCAAAAAGCTGTACAAAAAGCAGAGTCTAAAGGATTTGATTATGTGGGTGTTATTGAATCTAAAGGTAAATTTAGAGTTGCAATAAAAGGATTCGTATCACACCAAGACGCAAAAGAAGAACTTCCAAAAGCTCAAGAATCATTCAAAGGAGCTTGGATTATAAGAATATAATTTAATAAAAACATTACTAGCAAATAATCATGAATTTATTGGCTGTATTACAAAATACAACAATGCCTGAAACAGGTATGCAAGGTTCATTGGAAGAGTCGGTCTCTTTATTTGAATTGATTGAAAAAGGAGGAATCACCATGGCAGTCTTGGGTTTCCTTTTTGTAATTGCTTTTTATCTCCTTGTGAATAAACTTTTAGTGATTAGGAAAGCCAAAAAGGATCCAACAACCTTATTAGAAAAAGTTAAGGGTGCTGTAAAAAAGGGAGATATCAATACTGCTAAAAAACATTGCGATAGAGACGTTACTCCAATGGGTAAAATGCTTAAAACTGGATTAGGTTATATTGGTGCTACCTCTAATTTAGACATGATCGAAAAAAGTGTAGAAAATGTGGGGAAGTTGGAATTATATAAACTGGAAAAAAATGTAGCTCTAGTAGGTATGATTTCAGGTGCTGCTCCGATGATTGGTTTTTTTGGAACAGTAATCGGTATGATTAACGCTTTTATTGCCATATCTCAAGAAGAGGGTTCAGTAAGCCCCAAGTTGTTATCGTCTGGTATTTACGAAGCAATGATTACAACTGCTGGTGGATTGGCAGTGGGTATTTTTGCCTATATCGCATACAATTATCTTGTAAGAGCAATGGCAGATGTCGTACATAAGATGGAGGTAGTTTCTATCGAGTTTATTGAATTACTACAATCAAACTAGAGAATGGGATTCAAACAAGAAAATAAAATTGATCCAACATTTAATATGTCGTCAATGACGGATATGATATTCCTGTTGTTGGTGTTTTTTATGTTGACTTCCAACTTTGTTACTCCATCTGGACTTCCAATTGCAGTTCCAAGTAGTAAAGCATCCAAAAAAGTGATGCCTAAGGTTTATGTGAGTATAACGAAAGATTTGCATTACTATGTAAATGAAGTAGAAGTACCTTTAAGTTTTCTAGAGGACGAATTGAAAGCAGTACTTCCGGTTAAAGAAGAAGGAGTAGTTGTTCTTACAGTAGATAAAGATGTTCCGGTGCAACACCTTGTTAATGTAGCAGGTATTGCCACTAACTTAAAGGCCAAAGTGTCAATAGCTACTAAACCTACCTCATCTGTTGGGAAATAGATTATGGGATTAAAGAAATCTAAAGAAGAAAAAAAAGAATCACGTAAGAATAGTATTCTTTCCATCATAGTGACAATCTTGGTGGTTGTTTTACTGTTTGTTTTTGCTTGGTTTACTGTTGTTTGGTCACCGCCAGATCCTCCAGTGCCTCAGTATGGTATTGAAGTGAACTTTGGTATTGATAATGCAGGATCGGGACAAGAACAACAAGAAACTCCTGTGGTTGAAGAAAGTGAATCTTTAGATGAACCAGCACCTGCTCCAGTCGAGGATGTAACAGAGGAGGTAGTAGAAGAAGTTGTAGAAAGCGTTGAAGAAGTGGTACAAGAAGAAATTCCTGAGCCTACAGAAGCAGTAGCAGAAGAAGCAGCTTCAGAACCTGAAGCTGTAACAGATGCTCCAGTGGAAGAATCAGTACAAACAGCTCCAGAGCCTAAAGTTGAAACCAAAAAGGAGGAGCCAGAAGTGATTAAGCCAGAAGTGAAGCCTCAAGAACCGGCTGCTACCATGGGACCTCCCAAGAGTTCAGGTGCTTCATCAGATGCAAAAACGAGTAACAATGGTAATGTTGATGGAGCTGTAGGTGATCAAGGAGATAGTCAAGGAACTATCAATTCAAATACCTTAATGCATTCAGCTGGAGGTAGTGGAGGTTCTTCACTTAATATGCCGGGTTGGAATTGGGTAGACCCTCCAATTGTTGATGATAAATCTACTGCAACAGGTATCATTAAATTTGAAATTCAAGTAGATGATTTCGGAGAGGTGATTGCGTTGAGGACTATATACAGATCGGTGCCTCGAGAAGTAGTAATGAAATACGAAGCAGCTGTGAAAAATCTCTCATTTTCACCTACAAGAGTTGATAGTGAGGTAGCAAGTATAACCACTGGTCAAATTACCTTTGTATTGAAGCGTAGGTAAATATTTATCATAAACAGAAAAGCCTATGACATCTTATTTGTCATAGGCTTTTTTATGTTTAAGAGACTAATTTTCTCTCCCCAGATTTAAAAGATAAACTTCCAAGTTTTCCTCTGAAGATAGTTCAAGCCGCTTTCTTAACCTTTTTCGGGCTACTTTTACACTATTTTGAGAAATACCCATAATAGCAGCGATGTCCTTACTCGACATATTTAATTTAATTAGAGAGCATAGTCTAATATTCCCCTCTGTTAACGAAGGGTGTTTTTTATGTAGCATATCTATAAATGGACGATGTACTTCAGCAAATAGCCCATTGAGGTATTCCCAGTCCTTTTCTACATTTTCGGCTCTTTTAATCTCTCTTCTGATGCTATTAATTTTTGAAGGGGAGAAATCTTGAGGATTCTTTTGTAATTCTGATAATTTCTCATCTAGCTGTTCAATTAAGGTATTTAAATGAACGATACGCAAAGCATGTGTTGTTAGTTCTTTTTCCCTAACTTCAAGAGTGTCTTTAATAAGGTCAGCCTTTTGTTGTTTGACTTCAAGAATATCCATTTCTTTAGCCAATAACGCCTGTGAGCGATCCTTTACCAATTGATCTAAAATTACTCTCTGCTTTTTTAAGTTTTTGATATATGCCACATAGATGGCATAGACTCCCAAACATAAAAAAGTAAGGACTAAAAGCTTAAAGCCAAAAGTTTCCCAATAATATGCCTTTAGTAAAAGTGTGATTTCAGATGTTTCACCCCATTTCCCATTTCTATATCTACATCTTACTTGAAATACATATTTACCAGGAGGAAAATTAGAATACATCATGGTCTGATGCTCTTTAGTTGTTGTCCAATTTTCATCAAAACCAATAATTCTCGTTTGGTACTCTAAGTTGTGCTGATAGTTGTAATCTAAGCCAACATATTGTATCGCGAAGTTTCTCTGATGAGCATCCAACGTTATCTCTTTTTCTTGAGAAATATCAATATTGGATGACTCCTGATGTGGTTCTGTTAAGATAAGTGATGTAATAGTAGGGCTAATTGAATTGTTATTGATCAGTTGTGCTTTTTTGGGAGAAAAGATAGTTAAGCCATCAGTGCCACCAAAAGCCAATAATGAATCCAAGACAGCACTTGAAGCACCAACATTAAATTGCATTCCTTGTAATCCGTCTTCAATAGAAAGTGATTTTAGATGACCATTTTTAATGTCATACATCGTCAGTCCCTTATTAGTAGAAAGCCATAAATGGTTTGATTTGTCAATCTCAATAGAGTAGATCACTTTATTTGGTAGGAGGTGATTTATTTTTGAAGGTATAAATGCATCTTTCTTTCTATCAAATTTCCACAAACCATTACCAAATGTTCCTACCCAAAGTGTTAGGTTTTCATCTTCTGATAAACTGAGTATGCTATTATTTAAGTTGATGCCTGTTTCTTGATTTTTATTTAAATGGAAACGTCTAAATGAATCTGTTGACTTATCGTATCGGTTTAATCCATTAAAGGTGCCTATCCATAAGTCACCTTTTACATCTTTGTATATTTTTCTACAATCGTTGTTGGAAAGGGAGTGATGGTCTTTTTTATTTTCAATATATCTATAGGCATTTCTCTTTTTAGGATCATAATGAATAATACCATTTGAAGTAGCAAGCCAGACTGTTTGGTCTTCATCAACATGGATATCCCAAATATTATCGTTGTCTATGGATTCATTATTTTGATCCTTAAGATTGATATGTCTTAACGACCCTTTCTTTTGAAGAAATAAACCTTCTTTATATGTGCCGACCCATAAACTATTGCCATCACTTTCCAATGATATAATATTCTTATCCTTGATTTTATTATTTACCTCACCAGTTTTTATATTGATCAAGTCTAGACCTCCACCATCTGTACCCACCCAGAGCTCATTGTTGTTTTTAGCTGCAATAGAAGTGACACTATTATTAGATAAACCAATTCCGTAGGTACTTGCATTTGACATAACGAAAAATGGGTCTTTATCATTGTAATGTAAAAAGCCGTTGCCAAAAGTACCTAACCATATTTCATCATTATCACCTTTGTATAAATAGTTGATGGTATGTTTCGATACCTTTTGATGAAGTAGTTTTACTGTTTTATGATCTGATGTAATGAGGATCACTCCATTCCCTTCAGTACCCAACCAAATGTTATCATGTGTATCATAAGTGATAGTCTTGATAGAGTGCTTACTTTTATATAAAACTTTGATCTCATCATTACGAGATACTTCATATAAATACCCATCCTTAGTGCCTATGATGATACTATTATCTCTAGGGAGAAAGCATGTGGCGTTTTTAATCTGTTTTATTATTGAAACATTAAAGACGTCTTTATTATAGCTGACTTTTCTTAGCCCTTTTTTATTTCCTATATATAGTTGACCATCAAAAAGACTAATATTATTAATGTTGACGATATCGATAGGAAGTGGTTGATAGGTTTTCGATGTGGAATGCTTGTAGAAAACACCTTGGTTGTTGATAGCGATAAACTGATTGTTCTCTTTATCCCAGATAACCTTTCTTACATCTTCAATATTTTCTTCTTTTGTGATAACCTCGCGATGGAATACTTTACTGACAGGATCAAAAACTTCCAAACTGCCATTAGTTCCAATCCATATTTTTTCATCAATAGGGGATAATGCTAAACTGCGTATTGAATTAAACTGTAGTTGATTCTGTGTATAACTATTGAAATGTTGAAAAGAATGACCATCAAAACGGTTTAAACCATCATCTGTTCCAATCCAAAGGAAGCCCTTTTGGTCAAACATAATGACATTTACATTATTTTGAGAGAGTCCGTTTTTTGCATTGTATTCGTTTAATTTTACCGGTTGTAAAGAGGTGTTTTGACCGTAGCATTGTAGCGAAAAAAGAATAAATAAAATGTACACCTTATTATAAATAAGGCAATAAAAAAGATGTAGTAGTTTTTTCATTGAGTGTAAGTGTAGTAGATGCTATAGTAAGTTAAATGTCGATAATACGTTTAAATATCACTATTCCTAATTTAAATTCAAATTGTTTTCCAATTACTTTGAAGTTTTTGAATTATTAGTGTTGATATTTTGGTATATCCTAATTTGAAACCATTAATTTTATACTAAGTATTTTTAAATACTTACCACTTAGACAATAGAAATAGTACATTTGTAATCACAATAAATCAAATAATATTACGATGAGCAAAATTCAAATTCCTCAGAATATTCAAGCATTAATTTTTGATATGGACGGTACTGTAGCAGATACTATGCCTATACATTATAAAGCATGGAGAGCTACATTAGATACTGTGGGTTACGACTTTTCAGAAAAAGAGTTCTACGATTTGGCGGGAGTGACATCAGAAGGAATTTTAAAGAAAATTAGTAAAGAAAATAATATCGAAATGGATATTCCTGCTTTAGTGAAATTAAAAGATGAGGAATATCTAAAAAGAATTGGTGATAATGTAAAGCCAGTTGAACCTATCTTTAATATTGCTAAAGAATATTATGGTAAGATGCCAATGGCAATTGGTACAGGTAATAACGATGAAGTGATTGAACATACCCTAACTGGAATAGGAGCCTATCATATGTTTGATGTAAAGGTAGGAGCTGATCAAGTTGAAAACGGTAAGCCTGATCCAGAGACATTTTTACAATGTGCAATCATGATGAGAGTAGAGCCAAGATACTGTTTGGTTTTCGAAGATGGAGACCCTGGAATAGAAGCTGCAAGAGCAGCAGGTATGAAGGTGATTGATGTAAGAAAATATATCTAGAAAAATACAGAGAAAAGCTTTAATCTTAAGAAGAGGTTAAAGCTTTTTTCGTTTATAAATACTTGATTATTACTGTGTTGAAAGTACACTTATATTCTTTTTAACTTTAAATAAGTGTTAATAAAGTTAAATTTATGATGTGTGAAAATGACAATATTGAAGATGTAAATAGGTCAATTACAAAGGATTATTTCACTATTAAATGAAATTAAATTAAGGTCTTTGTTATAGACTGACAATAGTCATGTTTTAAACCGTTTCTAATTTCTAATATTGGGACGTTATTAAAAATCAACAATTAAAAAAATACGAAGACATGAGTTTAATCGTAGACGTTCACGCAAGACAAATCCTTGACTCAAGAGGTAACCCAACAGTTGAGGTAGATGTAACAACTGAAACAGGTACAGTAGGTCGTGCTGCAGTTCCATCAGGAGCTTCAACAGGTGAGTACGAAGCTGTAGAATTACGTGACGGTGGTTCAGAGTACCTTGGTAAAGGTGTTTTGAAAGCGGTTGAAAACGTTAATGAAATTATTGCTGAAGAATTAATCGGTGCTTCTGTATTCGAACAAAATGCTATTGACCAAGCGATGATCGCTTTAGATGGTACTCCAAATAAAGCTAAGTTAGGTGCTAACGCTATTTTAGGTGTGTCATTAGCAGTAGCTCAAGCAGCAGCAGCTGAATTAGGTCTTCCTTTATATAGATATGTAGGTGGTGTTTCTGCAAACACAATGCCTGTACCAATGATGAACATCATCAACGGTGGTTCTCACTCAGATGCTCCTATCGCATTCCAAGAGTTCATGATCCAACCAGTATCAGCTCCAGATTTCACTACAGCTATCCGTATTGGTTGTGAAGTATTCCACGCATTAAAGAAAGTAATTCACGACCGTGGTCTTTCTACTGCAGTAGGTGACGAAGGTGGTTTCGCTCCAGCTTTCGAATCAACTGAGGATGCTTTAGATTCAGTGAAATTAGCAGTTGAAAACGCTGGTTACGTTTGGGGTAAAGACATCACAATCGCTTTAGACTGTGCTGCTTCTGAATTCTTCGTAGACGGTAAGTACAACTATGAGAAATTCAACGACATGAAAGGTGGCGTTAAATCTTCTCAAGAGCAAGCTGAATACTTAGCTGAGTTAACAAGAAAGTACCCTATCACTTCAATCGAGGATGGTATGGACGAAAACGATTGGGAAGGATTCAAAATCTTAACTGACCTTGTAGGTGAAAACGTACAATTAGTAGGTGACGATTTATTCGTAACTAACGTTGAGAAATTAGAAAGAGGTATCAACGAAGGTATCGCTAACTCTATCTTGATCAAAGTTAACCAAATCGGTTCATTAACTGAGACTATCGCTGCTGTTGAGATGGCACACAGAGCTGGTTATACTTCAGTAATGTCTCACCGTTCAGGTGAAACAGAAGACAATACTATTGCTGACTTAGCAGTAGCATTAAACTGTGGTCAAATCAAAACGGGTTCAGCTTCACGTTCTGACCGTATGGCTAAGTACAACCAATTACTTCGTATCGAAGAAAAATTAGGTTCTACTGCTAAATACTTAGGATTAGCTGCATTCAAGCAAGATTTCAACTTCTAATTAAGAAGTAAGTATAAATATTGCTAACTGTATCATTATGAACAGTTAAGGCGGAGGTCACCTCAATTGAGGTGACCTCTTTTTTTTACACTTTTAAAATTTATTAAGATTGATTACAAATAAGTTTCTTAATTATTTGTAATTAATCTTAATAAGCGATAATATTGCATCATCAGAAAATATTAAATTTTTTTCAAGTAATGAACTTTTTCTCTAATCATTTTAAGAAGACTTTAGTAATGTCTTCAATCGCTATCGCGTTTTTCTCTTGTGAAGATTCAAATGATGCAGCACCTTCTACTCCTGTGAACTACGACTTTGAAAATGTAGACTACTCAGGTCAGACTGCTAGAATCATGATGCTTGACTCTTTAGAAGGGTATATCAAATCGGGTAACGACGGTGTGACAAAGCTTTCTGCTGCTACTATGAATGCTATCTATACAAATGAATCAGGTGATTTATTTGGATCATCTAAGGATTTAGAAAGCAAAACAGCAAACGATGATAATCTACTTGCTAACGTTTATACATTACTTCCTGATTACTTCGCAGGTGCTGAAGCTTATTCTGGTTCTGAAGATAACGTAATCGATGGTAGATTATATATGCCAAACGGTCATGAGCCAGCTCAAATCGTAGGTAAAGGGTTAATGGGCGCTACTTTATACTACCAATCAGTTTCAAATTATTTAACTGATGAGAAATTAGATGGTGCTGATAACGAAACTGTAGTTGAAGGTGAAGGTACTGACATGGAACACTTCTGGGATGAAGGTTTCGGTTACTTTGGTGCTGCAACAGATTACACTACTAACGATGATGCAACAAACTACTATTGGGCTAGTTATGCTAAGAAAAGAGCAAGCGTTTATGACGTAAGTGCTGATATCTTTAATGCATTTATTGCTGGTAGAGTAGCAATTTCAGCAAAAGACTATGACGAAAGAAATGCTCAAAGAGACATCATCTTAGAGAAATGGGAAGAATTAGTGGCTATCAACGTAGTTCACTACTGTAACTCTGTTCTTTCAGATACAGAAGTAGGTGATATCTACCACCACCATTCAGAAGCTTTAGCTTTCGCTGTAGGTTTACAATATAACTCATCAAAGAAAATTAGTGATGAAGGTTTAACAAACCTTCTAATTGCTTTAAATGTATCAACTGTAACTTCTTCAAAAGAAGAAATTGATACAGCAATGGAAGCTGCAAAAGCTGTTATTAAAGAAGCTTATGGATTTGATGACGACGTAATGAGTAACTTATAATAGAAACTTATTATATTAAACATTAGATTAAACTCAGTTAGTCATTTAGATTAGCTGAGTTTAACTGTATACACTGAAACGAACTTTCTAATGAAAAAAATTAACCTATTCCTGACTTTATTTGCTTTCATTCTATTTACGTCTTGTGATGAAGATACTAACGATGTAAGTGTTGATTTTTCACAGACAGATATGTTAAGCAATTATGCTGATAACCTTATTGTACCAGCTTTTAAAAATTATTCAACAAGTACAGCATCTCTTTACACAGCGACTGAATCGTTCACTTCTGCTCCAGATGCTGATAAGTTATCAGGCTTAAAAGAGAATTTAATAGAAGTTTATGAAAATTGGGCAAAAGTTAATGCATATCAATATGGATATGCGGTTGATATTAACTTACAGACAAATACAAACTCATTTCCAACACAAAGAGATGATATAGATGCTAAAATAGAAGCAGGAGATTTTAATATCGAATCTATTTCTTCTTATAATATTAAGGGCCTTCCAGCAGTTGATTACTTATTGAATTCAGATACAGATGAAGCCATCTTATTAGAATTCACTGAAGATGAAAATAGAGGAACTTACCTTTTAACAGTAGTAAAGCAGTTAAATGATAATGCAGTAGCAACTTATGATGCATGGGATAATGGATATGCTGCTGAAT harbors:
- a CDS encoding imelysin family protein translates to MKKINLFLTLFAFILFTSCDEDTNDVSVDFSQTDMLSNYADNLIVPAFKNYSTSTASLYTATESFTSAPDADKLSGLKENLIEVYENWAKVNAYQYGYAVDINLQTNTNSFPTQRDDIDAKIEAGDFNIESISSYNIKGLPAVDYLLNSDTDEAILLEFTEDENRGTYLLTVVKQLNDNAVATYDAWDNGYAAEFASNEGNDPSSSLSYIVNEYNKAYERCKNQRVGYALGKNSISGNSSPMSVESYYNQETLNLLKINVASLQEIFNGKDGLGLADYLDAYYKAGSIEEDLASKINAQFELIKDKLDECSDPFSDHIEAKDATVESLYDEMQKLVVMIKSEMSSALSVKITYQDSDGD